The following is a genomic window from Paenibacillus sp. FSL R5-0766.
GTTCACTTTATTCATACAAGGAACCAACTCAGCCTTTGGCATTGGAGGTGAATGCATTGATCAAAATCCCTGCTAAATCATGGTTTAACAGTATATTTGCGCGATTAATAATCACCTATCTGGTATTTGTGCTCCCTCTTATACTTCTTGGCGTGTATCTGTATCATTGGAGTTATGACAATGCAAGCCAGGAAATATCGTTGTCAACGGAGAGACGGTTGAACCAATATGTCGTGGAATTGAACAGAGAGATGGAATGGATGGAATTACAGCAGTTTGATATTGTTGAGGATCGAAAACTGAATCGTCTGGCCATTCTCTGGGACATGATGGATCAGGTTGAGCGGCGTGATACATTAAATTACCTGACTGAACGACTCGCTTCATTTAAGAATAGCACTGCTTATATCAAAAACGTTTATGTACATATCCCTTCTGTCGGCAAGAGTATATCGGCGATCCAAGGCATCGATGATTTCAATAAAAGTTCATATCAATACTTCAGTTCAGGCATGCAAGGAAAAGGTACACGTTTCACTGTGAAAGAGGACGCCTTGAACTTGAGTGCCGTCAGACTGACAGGCACGAGAGGAGAACCCCCGCTTTTTGTCATTCAAGTGGAGTTGGATACAGGCCATTTTCAAAATGAACTTACACGGCTTAATTTGTATCCGGAGAGTTCAACTTTTCTGATTGAGGACAAAACGGGGCATGCCATCACAGATAACCATCAAGTTAGTGTAATTCTCGCGAATTACCGCGAGCACAGTGTAAAAGGTACACTTGATGGCTTTCGGATGAAGGTGGGGGACACCATGTATCATGTTAGTCAATTGCATATGGACTCCCTGGGCTTATCCGTAGCTACATATCTACCCGAGGCAATTGTTACCAAGCCACTTAGCAAGTTCTATCATTGGGCGTGGCTGTTTGCAATTACATCATTTGTTGCCATCACGGCGTATCTCTATTCAAGTTATAAGTTGATTCACATCCCGTTACTGTTGTTGGTGAAAAGATTCAAAAAAATGGAGGGAGGCATGCTGGATGTCCCCATCGCGCATAATCGAAAGGATGAATTTGGCTTCCTATACACCCGTTTCAATCTAATGATTGAAAATCTTCAATCCCTGATCGACCGAGATTTTAAGAAAACACTGATGATGCAGCGGGCCGAGTTGAAGCAGCTCCAATCCCAGATTAATCCTCATTTTCTGTACAATAGCTTCTTTATTCTGAATTCACTGGCAAGAACCGGGGAAACAGAGCGTATTGAGCAATTCACGAACATGCTCGGAGAGTATTTCAGATTCATCACCCGGAATGAAACAGATCATGTGAAGTTGAAATTGGAAGTTGAACATTCACGAATCTATACAGAGATTCAACAACTACGATTCTCCAGACGAATCAAAGTTGATTTTGGGTTACTACCAGCTGAGATGGAACATATTCACGTTCCCAGACTCATTATTCAACCCATTATTGAGAATGCATATGAACACAGCCTTGAAAAGAATACGGACTCTGGTCTTCTGATTATTGGGTTTACTATGGAAGGTTCATATGCCGAGATCACCGTAGAGGATAATGGTAATGAGTTGGAAGAGCAACACATTCAAACTCTTCAACAACGCTTGCATAAGGACGGAGGTACAGACGAAATGACCGCATTAATAAATATTCATCGACGTCTGGTGCTGACGTATGGAGAAGGAAGTGGGCTTTTTCTATCCAGAAGTGAACTGCAAGGGTTAAAAGTCACAATTCGAATCCAGTGGAAAGAGGGGGAAAACGAATGTATCGACTTTTGATTGTAGATGACGAGGAGATTATTACGGATAGTCTCTATGAAACGTTCGCCAGACATATACCCGAACAGCTTGATGTATGTAAAGCCTACTCTGCAACAGAAGCATTGTCGTGGATGCAGCGTTCGAGAATTGACATTGTTCTAACGGACATCCGCATGCCGGGCATGAGTGGCTTGGAACTGACAGAGCGGATTCAAGCCAGTTGGCCGAATTGTCGCGTCATTTTTCTGACAGGACATAGCGATTTTGATTATGCATATCAAGCTTTTCAGATGGCTAATGTGCGTTACTTGCTCAAAACGGAAGGTTATGACAAGGTGATGTCTGTTGTAGAAGATGTGATGGAAGAGATCCGGCAAAGTCACAGCATGGTTGAGTTGTTGGAACATTCTCATAAAGTTAATTCGCAGCTTGCACTGATTCAGCAAAAAGAGTATTTGCGGAAGCTACTTCAAGACTGTACAGCGGTTATAGAATCTACTGTGGATATGCAGGACGAATTATCCAAACGAGATATAAGATTACAGATCAACTTGCCAGTTTATCTCATACTGGGTCGGTTCAATAATCTGCCAGAAAAAGGTTCGGACCTCACACAAATTCAAGAATCTGTTCGCATTATCGGCTCTTCTCTAATGAATGAGCGTACAGTGTGCGCAAGTGTAACGGACCATTATGGGGATACGATCTGGCTGCTTCAGCCGAAGCAGGAGGAAGAGATGACTAATGATAAACTTGTGCGATTTCTAGAAGGTACCCTGGAACTGGTACAGGAAGCATGTATGGTATCACTCGGCGTATCCATTGCTTTTTCATTAAGCAGTCGAAGCTGCAATTGGTCCGAGTTAACCAAACAATATGAACGTCTGCGATTACTCCAGTGGATGAAAATTGGGGATGGTGTATCCATGGTACTGACGGATCATCGCAATGATCTCTCATCTGATGTACCCAAAGAATCCATGCGAATCTCAAACCGGATCGAGATTATGTCAGGATATTTGGAAACGGGACGAATTCAGCCATTTTACGATATATTTGAGGAGCTTGCAGGAGAACTGCTGCAACAGGATATTACGATGGAACGTGCCATGGAGACATACTACAATCTGGCCTTATTATTACATTCAACGATCAATCGTTGGGGGCTTCAACAGAAGATCCCGGATCAACGAAGCTTGCTGCACTTAGGGGAGTATACATGCATGAAGGATGCAGTACAATTTCTATATCGTGCTGCCGATGAATTGGTCCGCTACAAAAGATCAAATGAACAGGAACGCGCTAACGTTGTCATTCATTCCTTATGCAGTTATGTTAAGGAGAATCTGGAGAAAGACCTTTCTCTGGTGAGATTGGCAGAACTTCATCATTTTAATCCATCCTATCTGTCGCGATTCTTTAAGCAGGAAATGGGAATAAACGTGTCAGAGTTCATTGACGACTGCCGAATACGGAAAGCCAAAGAATTGCTTCAGAACACAAATCTTATGGTACGTGAGGTCGCACTTCAAGTGGGGTACGAAGCTGCCCATTCGTTTACCCGACTTTTTAAGAAAATAACGGGAATGACTCCCCAAGAATACCGGGAATCCCTTTTGGTACGTTAATGGTGAATCCTCTGGAATTGACCAAACCCAAATAACCACAAAAAAACGCAGGAAGTAGAATACATCCTGCGTTTTTTGTGGTTATTATCTAATTGATAAACAAACCGATTGGGCAATCCACCTTTAGGCCGTGTGGATTTTTTGTCTTCTATAAGCATTGGGACTCGATCCGGCATACGCTTTGAACTTTTTATAGAACCAATCTATATCCTTATAACCTACCTCAATAGCAATCTCATATATGCGCAGATTCGTGGAAGACAACAACTGCTGGGCCTTTTCCATACGTTGCTGGAGCATATAATCATTGAAAGACATCTTCTCTTCCAGCTTGAACTTTTGCCCAAGGTACGCACAGTTAAAATGAAGCATGTCAGAGATCTTCTTCAGCGTGATTTCATCACTCAGATGATCCCGTACATAGGCCTTAACGATACGAATGACATGACTGGAGTGCATGGGCTTACCGTTCATTTGAACGGGTGTTTTGAAGAACGACGACGTTTTGTGTGCCGGGTCGGTTTCAAGGTGGGATCTAAGTCCATGCAGACTGTTAAGTAAAGAAGAAGGACTAACAGGATACGGGAGGTAATCATTTACCTGATACGTCAAGGCTTTGCGTACAAACCTGAAGTGATCTCTTCCACCCATCAGGAGGATAGGTATCTGACTTTTTTTTCGAATGTCATTGCATAACCAGAGCCCCGCGGTATCAAACCTCTCTGTATGTACCATAACAAGGGAAAAGTCTCGTTCTGACAATGCGGTCAAAGCCTCGGCCGATGAGAACACACAATTTGCGATAGTATATTGAGCTTTGCTCCGTAGCAACATCTGTTGCAACTCCCCGCACAAACGACGGCTGAAATCCACAAGTAAAATATCATACATGAAGCAATACCTCACCTTCTGCTGAATTGTAATGCGCTAGATTAACTGAAATTTGACTTAATTTCATTATGGTAATAAAAGAAAGCGCATACAATGTGCATATTTTTGTAGACAGTGCATTTCTTTACCAATTAAAACCTATAATGCACTTTGCTCGTGCAAAATTACGCAAATCTATATTCAGCCCGGGTAAACATCAATATTTCGGCAGGTTGTTTGCGCTTTCATTTGGACGATACACTGTGATAGCAAACGACAATCAGGGGGGAAGACGATGAGAAAAAACAAGTTCATGCTACTGAGCCTGGTATTTGCGGTCTTGTTGGTGATTGCTGCATGCAGTTCTGCACCTACCGCTCAACCCGAGCCGGAAAAGACAACACCACAGGAGGAACAAAAACCCGCGGAAACCGAACCCAAGAATGAAAACTCCACGCCAGAAATGGATTTTGACATGGGCGGCAGAACCATCAAGGTTGTTGCTTGGTGGGACATGGAAATACAGGGGAACAACCCGGACAACATTCAACGCCTTGAGAATCTCGAAGCGCTGAAGAAAAAACACAACTTTAATATTGAATATGTTTCCATCGATTTTGGTGAATATCAGGAAAAAGTAGTTGCTTCCCTGATGGCCGGTGAACCGCTTGGCGATCTGGTGAGACTGGGCAAAAACTATGCCATCCCGGCATTGACCAAACAGGATCTGTTATGGCCGGTGGATGATTATATTAAAAACGACAAGGTATTTAATCAGAAAACAACCAAAGAATACATGCAGTATGAAGGCAAAGGTTACGGCTTTACCGAGGACCAGTCCTCGTTTATCAACGGAATTTTCTATAATCGCACACTCATGCAAGAGCTCGGCTTGAAGCCACTTCAAGAGTATGTGGATGCCGATGAGTGGAACTGGGATACCTTCATCAGTGTTGCTAAGCAAGCGAACAAGGATAGAAACAATGATGGCAAGCTAGATACTTGGGGACTCGCTCAAACGGGCTTGCTGGAACCGATTCTGTATTCCAACGAGGCTTCTCTGACCAAAGAGGATAAGCAGAACCTGGAAGATCCAAAAACAAAAGAAGCGTTGAACTTCCTGTCCAAACTGGCTACCGAGAAGGTCGGCAGAGCTTCTGAGGGCGGCGATTGGACAGAGCCATCCACATTCTTCCGTCAAGGTAACACCTTGATGTATTCAGGTGCCATGTACGAAGTCGAAGGCATTATGACGGATATGCAGGACTACGATATTGGTTTTGTACCGTTTCCAAAAGGTCCAAGTGCATCAGCGTATCACTCCGGTGAGTCACGTTACCAAGCGATAACAATTCCAAAAGCGGTAGAGAATCCGGAACAACTGATGTACATCTGGGAGAAAATTAACGAGATCGAGTCGATCTATGAGTACCCGGGACAATCCACACTGGAGACACATCTGACTGATGAAGCAGATATCAACAACGCCAGAGAGGTTGCGGAAGGTATGTTGGTTCTCGACCATAACACATTCCCATCCTTGCCGTTCTGGGATTTTGATGGGGAACTCAAAGAAGGGGTATCCGTATCTACGCTGATCGAGAAATACAAGGCTCCTTTCCAGGCTGCGATTGATGAGGTTTACAAATAAGTATTACGTTACACGGGCAGAACGCACCAGTGAAGGTGCGGTCTGTCCGGGTTAGTCAATCGTTCAGTTCTCTCAACGCTTACAGGAAAGGGGATACATTCAAACATGCGGTCACGTAAGAAAAAGGGACTAATCCTGGTGCTTGTCCTGGCCTTGGTGCTCTCCATATGGACACTATATCCATCGCGGGATCGTAATCCGGGAACGGTACATGCGCTTGAGGACTTTGAGGCGGTATCGGGAACCGAGGATTCATTCAGTTATGAGCATTATCTGACTGCTCATGACAATACGGCCAAACCGGATGAAGTTGTACGCATCGAAGGCGAATCTTATGTTCAGGCAGAGGATGGGGAATTCGAGGTTGTGCAAGGGTACGCCGGATTAGACGGAAATGCCGTAATTACGCCGGAAACTGGAACCATTCGCTGGGATGTTCCCGTTCAAGTGAGCGGTTTGTACAACATTCGCATTCACTATTATCCCGTAGAAGGCAAAAGCTCCGGGATCGAACGCAGGCTTGAGCTTAATGGTAAGGTCCCGTTCAGAGGGGCCGATATTCTTCTGTTTGACAGGGTATGGGGGAATCGCGAGGACAACGTCCGGCAGGACGATCGTGGCAACGAGCTTAGACCAAGACAAGTGGAGCAGCCCGAATGGCAGCTGACTTCCTTCAAGGACAGCGCAGGGTACTTCGAGGAACCGTTTCAATTTTATTTTGAAAAAGGCAGTCAGAAGTTATCGCTTACTTCATTAAGAGAAAGCATGGCAATCGATTATATCGAGCTGTACCAAGAAAGCGAAGTTCCTTCCTATGCAGAGCTGGAGCAGACCTATGCCTCACTCGGCTTGAAACAAGCCGCTCCTTTCATGTTGAAAGTTCAGGGGGAGGAAGCTGTCAGCAAATCATCTCCTACACTGGCACCAATCTCGGACAGATCAAGCCCTTCACTCGAGCCTTATAATGTATCGAAAATTCGGATGAACGCCATCGGGGGCATTAACTGGAAGCTGCCGGGCGAATGGATAGAATGGGAAATTGACGTACCTGAAGACGGACTGTATCAACTGGCGCTTAAGGTGAAGCAGGATCAATTGCGTGGCATCTATGCCACCCGCAGTCTGACGATAAACGGTGAGGTTCCGTTTAAGGAAATGAAACGCATTCGATTTAACTACAGCCCGGCCTGGCAAACTCAGGTCTTGGGTTCGGGAGAAGATCAGCCATATCAGTTTCATCTGGAAAAAGGAAAACACCGAATCCGAATGACGGTTACACTTGGCGACATAGCTCCGCTGCTTCGGACCGTGGAATCCAGCGTGCTGGAACTGAATGAGATGTATCGCAAAATATTAATGATCACCTCCAACAGTCCGGACCCACTGCGGGATTACCAGCTGGAACGACGTATTCCGGAGATGACGGAGGTGTTTGAACGACAAGCTGACACCTTGCGCTCCGTTGCAGATTACCTGGAAAAAGCCACGGGTGAGCAAAGTGACAAAGTGGCCGTACTTCACGCCATGGTATTGCAGCTTGAAGATATGGCGGCCAGACCAGAGACGGTTCCCAAACGGCTGGATACGTTCAAAATTAACGTAGGTGGTCTCGGCACATGGATTCTATCGGTACGTGAACAGCCGATTACGTTGGATTACCTTGTCGTATCTCCGCCGGGTGAATCGTTGCCAAAAGCGGAAGCGAGCACCGTCCAGCAGGTGAAGCACGAACTGGGCGCATATGTTGCCTCGTATACCGAAGATTACGACAGCATTGGTAACGTGGAACAAAAGAAAGATGCCATCACCGTATGGATCACAACCGGACGAGATCAGGCCCAAGTACTGAAAGGTATGATCGACGATTCGTTTACCCCGGATACGGATGTGTCCGTGCAGTTACGTCTCGTTCCGCCTAATATTTTGCTGCCCGCAACACTCTCGGGGGAAGGACCGGATGTAGCCATGCAGATGGGCGAAGACATTCCGGTGAACTATGCGATGAGGAATGCAACGGCGGATCTGAGCCAGTTCCCCGATTTCGAGGAAATTTCGGGCAGGTTCCGTGAAAGCGGATTGACGCCATACCGCTACAACGACGGGGTATATGCCCTTCCGGAGCAGCAGCATTTTCCAATGCTCTTTTACCGCAAAGATATTCTGAATGAACTGGGCCTCGAACCGCCAAAAACGTGGCAAGACGTATATAACGCCATCGCCGTGCTGCAGAAGCATAACATGGAGTTTTATCTGCCGATTGAGGATACGCTGAACAATGCCAACCTGGTTCCGAATTCAACCTTTGCGATGTTGTTGTATCAGAATGACGGAACGTTCTACACCGAAGACCAGAAAAAAAGTGCGCTGGATTCGGAGATTTCAATGGACGCGTTCAAACGCTGGACGCAATTTTATACCAATTACAAGTTTCCGCTCAAAGCCGACTTTCCGAACCGGTTCCGTACCGGGGAAATGCCGATCGGAATTGCTGATTACACCACGTATAACATGCTGACGGTTATGGCTCCGGAAATCCGCAATCTCTGGGACTTTACGATTGTTCCGGGTACACAGCTTCCGGATGGGTCCATACGGCATGAAGTGGCCAGCGCGACGAGCGCGGTGATGATGCTCGAAAATGCTGACAACAAGGAAGCGGCGTGGAAGTTCATGAAGTGGTGGACTGATGATCAGACCCAGATTGAATACGGGAGAGAAATGGAAGGTCTTATGGGAGCGGCTGCCCGTTACCCAACGGCCAATATCGAAGCCTTGAAGCAATTGCCTTGGCCTGTGAAGGATTATCAAAATCTCGAGAAACAATGGGAATGGGTACAGGGAATCCCGCAGCTTCCTGGAGGTTATTTCACGGGACGACATCTGGACAACGCCTTCCGCAAGGTGGTCAATGCAAATGAAAATCCGCGTGAAGCCTTATCGGACTATGTATTGTACATTGATGATGAAATTGAGTTGAAACGCAAGGAATTTAATCTGAAATAGAGGAAAGGGAGGGTAACGGTTGCAAGCTAAAACTACCAAGACAGCCGCCGCTCCTGCCGTCCATACCCGCCAGGTCGGCTGGTGGTCCCTATTGAAGCGGGATCTGTATCTCAGCAGGCATTATTATGTATTGATGGCACCGTTTATGCTGATTTTTTTCATGTTTACTGTCATTCCAGTCGGCATTTCACTTGGGCTCAGCTTTTTTCACTTCAATATGCTGGAGCTGCCGCGATTTGTCGGCTGGCAGAACTATTCCCGGCTTTTCCTGAACGATG
Proteins encoded in this region:
- a CDS encoding extracellular solute-binding protein; protein product: MRSRKKKGLILVLVLALVLSIWTLYPSRDRNPGTVHALEDFEAVSGTEDSFSYEHYLTAHDNTAKPDEVVRIEGESYVQAEDGEFEVVQGYAGLDGNAVITPETGTIRWDVPVQVSGLYNIRIHYYPVEGKSSGIERRLELNGKVPFRGADILLFDRVWGNREDNVRQDDRGNELRPRQVEQPEWQLTSFKDSAGYFEEPFQFYFEKGSQKLSLTSLRESMAIDYIELYQESEVPSYAELEQTYASLGLKQAAPFMLKVQGEEAVSKSSPTLAPISDRSSPSLEPYNVSKIRMNAIGGINWKLPGEWIEWEIDVPEDGLYQLALKVKQDQLRGIYATRSLTINGEVPFKEMKRIRFNYSPAWQTQVLGSGEDQPYQFHLEKGKHRIRMTVTLGDIAPLLRTVESSVLELNEMYRKILMITSNSPDPLRDYQLERRIPEMTEVFERQADTLRSVADYLEKATGEQSDKVAVLHAMVLQLEDMAARPETVPKRLDTFKINVGGLGTWILSVREQPITLDYLVVSPPGESLPKAEASTVQQVKHELGAYVASYTEDYDSIGNVEQKKDAITVWITTGRDQAQVLKGMIDDSFTPDTDVSVQLRLVPPNILLPATLSGEGPDVAMQMGEDIPVNYAMRNATADLSQFPDFEEISGRFRESGLTPYRYNDGVYALPEQQHFPMLFYRKDILNELGLEPPKTWQDVYNAIAVLQKHNMEFYLPIEDTLNNANLVPNSTFAMLLYQNDGTFYTEDQKKSALDSEISMDAFKRWTQFYTNYKFPLKADFPNRFRTGEMPIGIADYTTYNMLTVMAPEIRNLWDFTIVPGTQLPDGSIRHEVASATSAVMMLENADNKEAAWKFMKWWTDDQTQIEYGREMEGLMGAAARYPTANIEALKQLPWPVKDYQNLEKQWEWVQGIPQLPGGYFTGRHLDNAFRKVVNANENPREALSDYVLYIDDEIELKRKEFNLK
- a CDS encoding response regulator, which produces MYRLLIVDDEEIITDSLYETFARHIPEQLDVCKAYSATEALSWMQRSRIDIVLTDIRMPGMSGLELTERIQASWPNCRVIFLTGHSDFDYAYQAFQMANVRYLLKTEGYDKVMSVVEDVMEEIRQSHSMVELLEHSHKVNSQLALIQQKEYLRKLLQDCTAVIESTVDMQDELSKRDIRLQINLPVYLILGRFNNLPEKGSDLTQIQESVRIIGSSLMNERTVCASVTDHYGDTIWLLQPKQEEEMTNDKLVRFLEGTLELVQEACMVSLGVSIAFSLSSRSCNWSELTKQYERLRLLQWMKIGDGVSMVLTDHRNDLSSDVPKESMRISNRIEIMSGYLETGRIQPFYDIFEELAGELLQQDITMERAMETYYNLALLLHSTINRWGLQQKIPDQRSLLHLGEYTCMKDAVQFLYRAADELVRYKRSNEQERANVVIHSLCSYVKENLEKDLSLVRLAELHHFNPSYLSRFFKQEMGINVSEFIDDCRIRKAKELLQNTNLMVREVALQVGYEAAHSFTRLFKKITGMTPQEYRESLLVR
- a CDS encoding extracellular solute-binding protein; its protein translation is MRKNKFMLLSLVFAVLLVIAACSSAPTAQPEPEKTTPQEEQKPAETEPKNENSTPEMDFDMGGRTIKVVAWWDMEIQGNNPDNIQRLENLEALKKKHNFNIEYVSIDFGEYQEKVVASLMAGEPLGDLVRLGKNYAIPALTKQDLLWPVDDYIKNDKVFNQKTTKEYMQYEGKGYGFTEDQSSFINGIFYNRTLMQELGLKPLQEYVDADEWNWDTFISVAKQANKDRNNDGKLDTWGLAQTGLLEPILYSNEASLTKEDKQNLEDPKTKEALNFLSKLATEKVGRASEGGDWTEPSTFFRQGNTLMYSGAMYEVEGIMTDMQDYDIGFVPFPKGPSASAYHSGESRYQAITIPKAVENPEQLMYIWEKINEIESIYEYPGQSTLETHLTDEADINNAREVAEGMLVLDHNTFPSLPFWDFDGELKEGVSVSTLIEKYKAPFQAAIDEVYK
- a CDS encoding helix-turn-helix domain-containing protein, with translation MYDILLVDFSRRLCGELQQMLLRSKAQYTIANCVFSSAEALTALSERDFSLVMVHTERFDTAGLWLCNDIRKKSQIPILLMGGRDHFRFVRKALTYQVNDYLPYPVSPSSLLNSLHGLRSHLETDPAHKTSSFFKTPVQMNGKPMHSSHVIRIVKAYVRDHLSDEITLKKISDMLHFNCAYLGQKFKLEEKMSFNDYMLQQRMEKAQQLLSSTNLRIYEIAIEVGYKDIDWFYKKFKAYAGSSPNAYRRQKIHTA
- a CDS encoding histidine kinase: MNALIKIPAKSWFNSIFARLIITYLVFVLPLILLGVYLYHWSYDNASQEISLSTERRLNQYVVELNREMEWMELQQFDIVEDRKLNRLAILWDMMDQVERRDTLNYLTERLASFKNSTAYIKNVYVHIPSVGKSISAIQGIDDFNKSSYQYFSSGMQGKGTRFTVKEDALNLSAVRLTGTRGEPPLFVIQVELDTGHFQNELTRLNLYPESSTFLIEDKTGHAITDNHQVSVILANYREHSVKGTLDGFRMKVGDTMYHVSQLHMDSLGLSVATYLPEAIVTKPLSKFYHWAWLFAITSFVAITAYLYSSYKLIHIPLLLLVKRFKKMEGGMLDVPIAHNRKDEFGFLYTRFNLMIENLQSLIDRDFKKTLMMQRAELKQLQSQINPHFLYNSFFILNSLARTGETERIEQFTNMLGEYFRFITRNETDHVKLKLEVEHSRIYTEIQQLRFSRRIKVDFGLLPAEMEHIHVPRLIIQPIIENAYEHSLEKNTDSGLLIIGFTMEGSYAEITVEDNGNELEEQHIQTLQQRLHKDGGTDEMTALINIHRRLVLTYGEGSGLFLSRSELQGLKVTIRIQWKEGENECIDF